In Phyllostomus discolor isolate MPI-MPIP mPhyDis1 chromosome 2, mPhyDis1.pri.v3, whole genome shotgun sequence, the following are encoded in one genomic region:
- the MAFF gene encoding transcription factor MafF, with product MSVDPLSSKALKIKRELSENTPHLSDEALMGLSVRELNRHLRGLSAEEVTRLKQRRRTLKNRGYAASCRVKRVCQKEELQKQKSELEREVDKLARENAAMRLELDALRGKCEALQGFARSVSASRGPAALVAPASVITIVKSAPSPGPAPGPAPAACS from the exons ATGTCTGTGGATCCCTTATCCAGCAAAGCGCTGAAG ATCAAGCGCGAGCTCAGCGAGAACACGCCACACCTGTCCGACGAGGCACTGATGGGGCTGTCGGTGCGCGAGCTGAACCGGCACCTGCGTGGGCTCTCGGCCGAGGAGGTGACGCGGCTCAAGCAGAGGCGCCGCACCCTCAAGAACCGCGGCTACGCGGCCAGCTGCCGCGTGAAGCGcgtgtgccagaaggaggagcTGCAGAAGCAGAAGTCTGAGCTGGAGCGCGAGGTGGACAAGCTGGCGCGCGAGAACGCGGCCATGCGCCTGGAGCTCGACGCCCTGCGCGGCAAGTGCGAGGCCCTGCAGGGCTTCGCGCGCTCGGTCTCCGCCTCCCGAGGGCCAGCCGCGCTGGTGGCCCCCGCCAGCGTCATCACCATAGTCAAGTCGGCTCCGagcccgggccccgccccaggccccgcccccgccgcctgcTCCTAG